From one Spiroplasma endosymbiont of Lasioglossum villosulum genomic stretch:
- a CDS encoding ATP-binding cassette domain-containing protein, protein MLEKETKTNLTETTHEKRIKNSDFLINATDIVKVYGDKTVLNKLNIQIKAGERIGIIVANGSSKSTLTEIIAGIRHATSGVIEKKGSVSKMSITTHFPEIAPFFFKPLN, encoded by the coding sequence ATGTTAGAAAAAGAAACCAAAACAAATTTAACAGAAACAACACATGAAAAAAGAATTAAAAATAGTGACTTTCTAATTAATGCTACTGACATTGTTAAAGTATACGGTGATAAAACGGTTTTAAATAAATTAAATATTCAAATTAAAGCTGGTGAGCGAATTGGAATCATTGTTGCAAATGGTAGTAGTAAGTCAACACTGACAGAAATTATTGCTGGTATTAGACATGCAACTTCAGGAGTTATTGAAAAAAAAGGGAGCGTGTCGAAGATGTCGATAACAACTCATTTTCCTGAAATAGCTCCTTTCTTTTTTAAACCCTTGAATTAA